GAACCCAAACGGTTGGTCGACCGGTCTGTGACACCGAAGACTCTGATCGTTCGGTACCCCGACGGCCCGCACGACGCCGAGGGACTGATGGTCGATCCGGCGCCGGGAGGATCCGCCTGGATTGTCACCAAGAAGATGGCGGCCAAGTCTGGCATCTACGCACTGCCGCAGGGGTTCGCCAACTCCGATTCCGTGCGGCTGACAAAGGTAGGGATGGCGCCGGCGATGTCCACCGATGCGACGTTCGCTCCCGATCGCCACAGCTATGTGATTCGGACGTACCTGGACGCTGAGATGTATCCCGCGCCGCCACCGAGTACAGACGCGACGGCGCTGGGCGTCCCACTCCAACAGCAAGGCGAAGCAGTCACCTTCAGCAGTGATTCACGGTCGCTCTACTTGGCGAGCGAGGGCACCAATAGTGAATTGATTCGGTTCCCACTGCTCAGATAGAGCGGGGCGTGATCGGGGGTCTGCCGAGCCTCGGCCTGGTGGCTCTCA
Above is a genomic segment from Candidatus Nanopelagicales bacterium containing:
- a CDS encoding WD40 repeat domain-containing protein → MSERLELRVAEFSRSAVLALVLLSLAACSTASEQATTPNTSTTSPASITEQAGPVCRFRDDRLTEISGLATSILHPDVLWTHNDSGDSARVFAVSLATCKVLAEVTLAGAEAVDTEAIAIGRDAAGQPTVWVADIGDNTGSRPSVQLRSFLEPKRLVDRSVTPKTLIVRYPDGPHDAEGLMVDPAPGGSAWIVTKKMAAKSGIYALPQGFANSDSVRLTKVGMAPAMSTDATFAPDRHSYVIRTYLDAEMYPAPPPSTDATALGVPLQQQGEAVTFSSDSRSLYLASEGTNSELIRFPLLR